One Sciurus carolinensis chromosome 10, mSciCar1.2, whole genome shotgun sequence genomic window carries:
- the Fgfr3 gene encoding fibroblast growth factor receptor 3 isoform X3 — MGAPACALALCVAVAVVAGVASEPPGTEQRVVPRAAEAPGSEPSQQEQVVFGSGDTMELSCYPPGGGFVGPTVWVKDGSGLVSSGRVLVGSRRLQVLNVSHEDAGTYSCRQRLTQRVLCRFSVRVTDAPSSGDDEDGEDVAEDTGAPYWTRPERMDKKLLAVPAANTVRFRCPAAGNPTPSISWLKNGKEFRGEHRIGGIKLRHQQWSLVMESVVPSDRGNYTCVVENKFGSIRQTYTLDVLERSPHRPILQAGLPANQTAVLGSDVEFHCKVYSDAQPHIQWLKHVEVNGSRVGPDGTPYVTVLKSWISENVEADARLRLANVSERDGGEYLCRATNFIGVAEKAFWLRVHGPRAAEEERVEADEAGSVYAGVLSYGVGFFLFILVVAAVTLCRLRSPPKKGLGSPTVHTVSRFPLKRQVSLESNSSMNSNTPLVRIARLSSGEGPTLANVSELELPADPKWELSRARLTLGKPLGEGCFGQVVMAEATGIDKDRAARPVTVAVKMLKDDASDKDLSDLVSEMEMMKMIGKHKNIINLLGACTQGGPLYVLVEYAAKGNLREYLRARRPPGMDYSFHTCRLPEEQLTFKDLVSCAYQVARGMEYLASQKCIHRDLAARNVLVTEDNVMKIADFGLARDVHNLDYYKKTTNGRLPVKWMAPEALFDRVYTHQSDVWSFGVLLWEIFTLGGSPYPGIPVEELFKLLKEGHRMDRPANCTHDLYMIMRECWHAVPAQRPTFKQLVEDLDRVLTVTSTDEYLDLSVPFEQYSPGGQDTPSSSSSGDDSVFTHDLLPPAPPSSVGPRT, encoded by the exons ATGGGCGCCCCGGCCTGCGCCCTCGCACTGTGCGTGGCCGTGGCGGTTGTGGCCGGCGTCGCCTCGGAGCCCCCGGGCACAGAGCAGCGCGTTGTGCCGAGAGCGGCAG AGGCCCCCGGGTCTGAGCCCAGCCAGCAGGAGCAGGTGGTCTTTGGCAGTGGCGACACTATGGAGCTGAGCTGCTACCCACCTGGAGGTGGTTTTGTGGGTCCCACTGTCTGGGTCAAGGATGGCTCGGGACTGGTGTCCTCGGGCCGCGTCCTGGTGGGGTCCCGGCGGCTGCAGGTGCTGAACGTTTCCCACGAAGATGCAGGGACCTACAGTTGCCGGCAGCGGCTCACGCAGCGCGTGCTGTGCCGCTTCAGTGTGCGCGTGACAG ATGCTCCGTCCTCGGGAGACGATGAAGACGGGGAGGACGTGGCTGAGGACACAG GGGCTCCCTACTGGACACGGCCAGAGCGGATGGACAAGAAGCTGCTGGCGGTGCCAGCTGCCAACACCGTCCGCTTCCGCTGCCCAGCTGCTGGCAACCCCACTCCCTCCATCTCCTGGCTGAAGAACGGCAAGGAATTCCGTGGGGAGCATCGCATCGGGGGCATCAAG CTGCGGCACCAGCAGTGGAGCCTGGTCATGGAGAGCGTGGTGCCCTCGGACCGCGGCAACTACACCTGTGTGGTGGAGAACAAGTTTGGCAGCATCCGGCAGACGTACACGCTGGACGTACTGG AGCGCTCCCCGCACCGGCCCATCCTGCAGGCAGGGCTGCCAGCCAACCAGACGGCGGTGCTGGGCAGCGACGTGGAGTTCCACTGCAAGGTGTACAGCGACGCGCAGCCCCACATCCAGTGGCTGAAGCACGTGGAGGTGAACGGCAGCCGGGTGGGCCCCGACGGCACGCCCTACGTCACCGTGCTCAAG TCCTGGATCAGTGAGAATGTGGAGGCGGACGCGCGCCTCCGCCTGGCCAATGTGTCGGAGCGCGACGGGGGCGAGTACCTCTGTCGAGCCACCAATTTCATAGGCGTGGCTGAGAAGGCCTTTTGGCTGCGTGTTCATGGGCCCCGAGCAG CCGAGGAGGAGCGGGTGGAGGCGGACGAGGCTGGCAGCGTGTATGCAGGCGTCCTCAGCTACGGGGTGGgcttcttcctcttcatcctgGTGGTGGCGGCTGTGACGCTGTGCCGCCTGCGCAGCCCCCCCAAGAAGGGCCTGGGCTCGCCCACCGTGCACACGGTCTCCCGCTTCCCGCTGAAGCGACAG GTGTCCTTGGAGTCCAACTCGTCCATGAACTCCAACACGCCGCTGGTCCGCATCGCCCGGCTGTCCTCGGGAGAGGGTCCCACACTGGCCAACGTTTCTGAGCTCGAGTTACCCGCCGACCCCAAGTGGGAGCTGTCCCGGGCCCG GCTGACCCTGGGCAAGCCTCTTGGAGAGGGCTGCTTCGGCCAGGTGGTCATGGCGGAGGCCACTGGCATCGACAAGGACCGTGCCGCCAGGCCTGTCACAGTGGCTGTGAAGATGCTGAAAG ACGACGCCTCTGACAAGGACCTGTCGGACCTGGTGTCAGAGATGGAGATGATGAAGATGATTGGGAAGCACAAGAACATCATCAACCTGCTGGGGGCCTGCACACAGGGCG GGCCTCTGTACGTACTGGTGGAGTACGCAGCCAAGGGCAACCTGCGGGAGTACCTGCGGGCACGGAGGCCTCCGGGCATGGACTACTCCTTCCACACCTGCAGGCTGCCTGAGGAACAGCTCACCTTCAAGGACCTGGTGTCCTGTGCCTATCAGGTGGCACGGGGCATGGAGTACCTGGCCTCCCAGAAG TGCATCCACAGGGACCTTGCTGCCCGCAACGTGCTGGTGACCGAGGACAACGTGATGAAGATCGCAGACTTTGGCCTGGCCCGCGACGTGCACAACCTCGACTACTATAAGAAGACCACCAAT GGCCGGCTGCCCGTGAAGTGGATGGCTCCCGAGGCTCTGTTTGACCGAGTCTACACCCACCAGAGTGACGT CTGGTCCTTCGGGGTCCTGCTCTGGGAGATCTTCACGCTGGGGGGCTCGCCCTACCCTGGCATCCCCGTGGAAGAGCTCTTCAAGCTGCTGAAGGAGGGCCACCGCATGGACAGGCCAGCCAACTGCACGCATGACCT GTACATGATCATGCGTGAGTGCTGGCACGCTGTGCCTGCCCAGAGGCCCACCTTCAAGCAGCTCGTGGAGGACCTGGACCGCGTTCTCACCGTGACGTCCACAGAT GAGTACCTGGACCTGTCGGTGCCCTTTGAGCAGTACTCGCCTGGTGGCCAGGACACCCCCAGCTCCAGCTCCTCCGGGGATGACTCTGTGTTTACCCACGACCtgctgcccccagccccacctaGCAGCGTGGGCCCTCGGACGTGA
- the Fgfr3 gene encoding fibroblast growth factor receptor 3 isoform X7 has product MELSCYPPGGGFVGPTVWVKDGSGLVSSGRVLVGSRRLQVLNVSHEDAGTYSCRQRLTQRVLCRFSVRVTDAPSSGDDEDGEDVAEDTGAPYWTRPERMDKKLLAVPAANTVRFRCPAAGNPTPSISWLKNGKEFRGEHRIGGIKLRHQQWSLVMESVVPSDRGNYTCVVENKFGSIRQTYTLDVLERSPHRPILQAGLPANQTAVLGSDVEFHCKVYSDAQPHIQWLKHVEVNGSRVGPDGTPYVTVLKSWISENVEADARLRLANVSERDGGEYLCRATNFIGVAEKAFWLRVHGPRAAEEERVEADEAGSVYAGVLSYGVGFFLFILVVAAVTLCRLRSPPKKGLGSPTVHTVSRFPLKRQVTVSLESNSSMNSNTPLVRIARLSSGEGPTLANVSELELPADPKWELSRARLTLGKPLGEGCFGQVVMAEATGIDKDRAARPVTVAVKMLKDDASDKDLSDLVSEMEMMKMIGKHKNIINLLGACTQGGPLYVLVEYAAKGNLREYLRARRPPGMDYSFHTCRLPEEQLTFKDLVSCAYQVARGMEYLASQKCIHRDLAARNVLVTEDNVMKIADFGLARDVHNLDYYKKTTNGRLPVKWMAPEALFDRVYTHQSDVWSFGVLLWEIFTLGGSPYPGIPVEELFKLLKEGHRMDRPANCTHDLYMIMRECWHAVPAQRPTFKQLVEDLDRVLTVTSTDEYLDLSVPFEQYSPGGQDTPSSSSSGDDSVFTHDLLPPAPPSSVGPRT; this is encoded by the exons ATGGAGCTGAGCTGCTACCCACCTGGAGGTGGTTTTGTGGGTCCCACTGTCTGGGTCAAGGATGGCTCGGGACTGGTGTCCTCGGGCCGCGTCCTGGTGGGGTCCCGGCGGCTGCAGGTGCTGAACGTTTCCCACGAAGATGCAGGGACCTACAGTTGCCGGCAGCGGCTCACGCAGCGCGTGCTGTGCCGCTTCAGTGTGCGCGTGACAG ATGCTCCGTCCTCGGGAGACGATGAAGACGGGGAGGACGTGGCTGAGGACACAG GGGCTCCCTACTGGACACGGCCAGAGCGGATGGACAAGAAGCTGCTGGCGGTGCCAGCTGCCAACACCGTCCGCTTCCGCTGCCCAGCTGCTGGCAACCCCACTCCCTCCATCTCCTGGCTGAAGAACGGCAAGGAATTCCGTGGGGAGCATCGCATCGGGGGCATCAAG CTGCGGCACCAGCAGTGGAGCCTGGTCATGGAGAGCGTGGTGCCCTCGGACCGCGGCAACTACACCTGTGTGGTGGAGAACAAGTTTGGCAGCATCCGGCAGACGTACACGCTGGACGTACTGG AGCGCTCCCCGCACCGGCCCATCCTGCAGGCAGGGCTGCCAGCCAACCAGACGGCGGTGCTGGGCAGCGACGTGGAGTTCCACTGCAAGGTGTACAGCGACGCGCAGCCCCACATCCAGTGGCTGAAGCACGTGGAGGTGAACGGCAGCCGGGTGGGCCCCGACGGCACGCCCTACGTCACCGTGCTCAAG TCCTGGATCAGTGAGAATGTGGAGGCGGACGCGCGCCTCCGCCTGGCCAATGTGTCGGAGCGCGACGGGGGCGAGTACCTCTGTCGAGCCACCAATTTCATAGGCGTGGCTGAGAAGGCCTTTTGGCTGCGTGTTCATGGGCCCCGAGCAG CCGAGGAGGAGCGGGTGGAGGCGGACGAGGCTGGCAGCGTGTATGCAGGCGTCCTCAGCTACGGGGTGGgcttcttcctcttcatcctgGTGGTGGCGGCTGTGACGCTGTGCCGCCTGCGCAGCCCCCCCAAGAAGGGCCTGGGCTCGCCCACCGTGCACACGGTCTCCCGCTTCCCGCTGAAGCGACAGGTAACA GTGTCCTTGGAGTCCAACTCGTCCATGAACTCCAACACGCCGCTGGTCCGCATCGCCCGGCTGTCCTCGGGAGAGGGTCCCACACTGGCCAACGTTTCTGAGCTCGAGTTACCCGCCGACCCCAAGTGGGAGCTGTCCCGGGCCCG GCTGACCCTGGGCAAGCCTCTTGGAGAGGGCTGCTTCGGCCAGGTGGTCATGGCGGAGGCCACTGGCATCGACAAGGACCGTGCCGCCAGGCCTGTCACAGTGGCTGTGAAGATGCTGAAAG ACGACGCCTCTGACAAGGACCTGTCGGACCTGGTGTCAGAGATGGAGATGATGAAGATGATTGGGAAGCACAAGAACATCATCAACCTGCTGGGGGCCTGCACACAGGGCG GGCCTCTGTACGTACTGGTGGAGTACGCAGCCAAGGGCAACCTGCGGGAGTACCTGCGGGCACGGAGGCCTCCGGGCATGGACTACTCCTTCCACACCTGCAGGCTGCCTGAGGAACAGCTCACCTTCAAGGACCTGGTGTCCTGTGCCTATCAGGTGGCACGGGGCATGGAGTACCTGGCCTCCCAGAAG TGCATCCACAGGGACCTTGCTGCCCGCAACGTGCTGGTGACCGAGGACAACGTGATGAAGATCGCAGACTTTGGCCTGGCCCGCGACGTGCACAACCTCGACTACTATAAGAAGACCACCAAT GGCCGGCTGCCCGTGAAGTGGATGGCTCCCGAGGCTCTGTTTGACCGAGTCTACACCCACCAGAGTGACGT CTGGTCCTTCGGGGTCCTGCTCTGGGAGATCTTCACGCTGGGGGGCTCGCCCTACCCTGGCATCCCCGTGGAAGAGCTCTTCAAGCTGCTGAAGGAGGGCCACCGCATGGACAGGCCAGCCAACTGCACGCATGACCT GTACATGATCATGCGTGAGTGCTGGCACGCTGTGCCTGCCCAGAGGCCCACCTTCAAGCAGCTCGTGGAGGACCTGGACCGCGTTCTCACCGTGACGTCCACAGAT GAGTACCTGGACCTGTCGGTGCCCTTTGAGCAGTACTCGCCTGGTGGCCAGGACACCCCCAGCTCCAGCTCCTCCGGGGATGACTCTGTGTTTACCCACGACCtgctgcccccagccccacctaGCAGCGTGGGCCCTCGGACGTGA
- the Fgfr3 gene encoding fibroblast growth factor receptor 3 isoform X1: MGAPACALALCVAVAVVAGVASEPPGTEQRVVPRAAEAPGSEPSQQEQVVFGSGDTMELSCYPPGGGFVGPTVWVKDGSGLVSSGRVLVGSRRLQVLNVSHEDAGTYSCRQRLTQRVLCRFSVRVTDAPSSGDDEDGEDVAEDTGAPYWTRPERMDKKLLAVPAANTVRFRCPAAGNPTPSISWLKNGKEFRGEHRIGGIKLRHQQWSLVMESVVPSDRGNYTCVVENKFGSIRQTYTLDVLERSPHRPILQAGLPANQTAVLGSDVEFHCKVYSDAQPHIQWLKHVEVNGSRVGPDGTPYVTVLKSWISENVEADARLRLANVSERDGGEYLCRATNFIGVAEKAFWLRVHGPRAAEEERVEADEAGSVYAGVLSYGVGFFLFILVVAAVTLCRLRSPPKKGLGSPTVHTVSRFPLKRQVTVSLESNSSMNSNTPLVRIARLSSGEGPTLANVSELELPADPKWELSRARLTLGKPLGEGCFGQVVMAEATGIDKDRAARPVTVAVKMLKDDASDKDLSDLVSEMEMMKMIGKHKNIINLLGACTQGGPLYVLVEYAAKGNLREYLRARRPPGMDYSFHTCRLPEEQLTFKDLVSCAYQVARGMEYLASQKCIHRDLAARNVLVTEDNVMKIADFGLARDVHNLDYYKKTTNGRLPVKWMAPEALFDRVYTHQSDVWSFGVLLWEIFTLGGSPYPGIPVEELFKLLKEGHRMDRPANCTHDLYMIMRECWHAVPAQRPTFKQLVEDLDRVLTVTSTDEYLDLSVPFEQYSPGGQDTPSSSSSGDDSVFTHDLLPPAPPSSVGPRT; this comes from the exons ATGGGCGCCCCGGCCTGCGCCCTCGCACTGTGCGTGGCCGTGGCGGTTGTGGCCGGCGTCGCCTCGGAGCCCCCGGGCACAGAGCAGCGCGTTGTGCCGAGAGCGGCAG AGGCCCCCGGGTCTGAGCCCAGCCAGCAGGAGCAGGTGGTCTTTGGCAGTGGCGACACTATGGAGCTGAGCTGCTACCCACCTGGAGGTGGTTTTGTGGGTCCCACTGTCTGGGTCAAGGATGGCTCGGGACTGGTGTCCTCGGGCCGCGTCCTGGTGGGGTCCCGGCGGCTGCAGGTGCTGAACGTTTCCCACGAAGATGCAGGGACCTACAGTTGCCGGCAGCGGCTCACGCAGCGCGTGCTGTGCCGCTTCAGTGTGCGCGTGACAG ATGCTCCGTCCTCGGGAGACGATGAAGACGGGGAGGACGTGGCTGAGGACACAG GGGCTCCCTACTGGACACGGCCAGAGCGGATGGACAAGAAGCTGCTGGCGGTGCCAGCTGCCAACACCGTCCGCTTCCGCTGCCCAGCTGCTGGCAACCCCACTCCCTCCATCTCCTGGCTGAAGAACGGCAAGGAATTCCGTGGGGAGCATCGCATCGGGGGCATCAAG CTGCGGCACCAGCAGTGGAGCCTGGTCATGGAGAGCGTGGTGCCCTCGGACCGCGGCAACTACACCTGTGTGGTGGAGAACAAGTTTGGCAGCATCCGGCAGACGTACACGCTGGACGTACTGG AGCGCTCCCCGCACCGGCCCATCCTGCAGGCAGGGCTGCCAGCCAACCAGACGGCGGTGCTGGGCAGCGACGTGGAGTTCCACTGCAAGGTGTACAGCGACGCGCAGCCCCACATCCAGTGGCTGAAGCACGTGGAGGTGAACGGCAGCCGGGTGGGCCCCGACGGCACGCCCTACGTCACCGTGCTCAAG TCCTGGATCAGTGAGAATGTGGAGGCGGACGCGCGCCTCCGCCTGGCCAATGTGTCGGAGCGCGACGGGGGCGAGTACCTCTGTCGAGCCACCAATTTCATAGGCGTGGCTGAGAAGGCCTTTTGGCTGCGTGTTCATGGGCCCCGAGCAG CCGAGGAGGAGCGGGTGGAGGCGGACGAGGCTGGCAGCGTGTATGCAGGCGTCCTCAGCTACGGGGTGGgcttcttcctcttcatcctgGTGGTGGCGGCTGTGACGCTGTGCCGCCTGCGCAGCCCCCCCAAGAAGGGCCTGGGCTCGCCCACCGTGCACACGGTCTCCCGCTTCCCGCTGAAGCGACAGGTAACA GTGTCCTTGGAGTCCAACTCGTCCATGAACTCCAACACGCCGCTGGTCCGCATCGCCCGGCTGTCCTCGGGAGAGGGTCCCACACTGGCCAACGTTTCTGAGCTCGAGTTACCCGCCGACCCCAAGTGGGAGCTGTCCCGGGCCCG GCTGACCCTGGGCAAGCCTCTTGGAGAGGGCTGCTTCGGCCAGGTGGTCATGGCGGAGGCCACTGGCATCGACAAGGACCGTGCCGCCAGGCCTGTCACAGTGGCTGTGAAGATGCTGAAAG ACGACGCCTCTGACAAGGACCTGTCGGACCTGGTGTCAGAGATGGAGATGATGAAGATGATTGGGAAGCACAAGAACATCATCAACCTGCTGGGGGCCTGCACACAGGGCG GGCCTCTGTACGTACTGGTGGAGTACGCAGCCAAGGGCAACCTGCGGGAGTACCTGCGGGCACGGAGGCCTCCGGGCATGGACTACTCCTTCCACACCTGCAGGCTGCCTGAGGAACAGCTCACCTTCAAGGACCTGGTGTCCTGTGCCTATCAGGTGGCACGGGGCATGGAGTACCTGGCCTCCCAGAAG TGCATCCACAGGGACCTTGCTGCCCGCAACGTGCTGGTGACCGAGGACAACGTGATGAAGATCGCAGACTTTGGCCTGGCCCGCGACGTGCACAACCTCGACTACTATAAGAAGACCACCAAT GGCCGGCTGCCCGTGAAGTGGATGGCTCCCGAGGCTCTGTTTGACCGAGTCTACACCCACCAGAGTGACGT CTGGTCCTTCGGGGTCCTGCTCTGGGAGATCTTCACGCTGGGGGGCTCGCCCTACCCTGGCATCCCCGTGGAAGAGCTCTTCAAGCTGCTGAAGGAGGGCCACCGCATGGACAGGCCAGCCAACTGCACGCATGACCT GTACATGATCATGCGTGAGTGCTGGCACGCTGTGCCTGCCCAGAGGCCCACCTTCAAGCAGCTCGTGGAGGACCTGGACCGCGTTCTCACCGTGACGTCCACAGAT GAGTACCTGGACCTGTCGGTGCCCTTTGAGCAGTACTCGCCTGGTGGCCAGGACACCCCCAGCTCCAGCTCCTCCGGGGATGACTCTGTGTTTACCCACGACCtgctgcccccagccccacctaGCAGCGTGGGCCCTCGGACGTGA
- the Fgfr3 gene encoding fibroblast growth factor receptor 3 isoform X2, translating to MGAPACALALCVAVAVVAGVASEPPGTEQRVVPRAAEAPGSEPSQQEQVVFGSGDTMELSCYPPGGGFVGPTVWVKDGSGLVSSGRVLVGSRRLQVLNVSHEDAGTYSCRQRLTQRVLCRFSVRVTDAPSSGDDEDGEDVAEDTGAPYWTRPERMDKKLLAVPAANTVRFRCPAAGNPTPSISWLKNGKEFRGEHRIGGIKLRHQQWSLVMESVVPSDRGNYTCVVENKFGSIRQTYTLDVLERSPHRPILQAGLPANQTAVLGSDVEFHCKVYSDAQPHIQWLKHVEVNGSRVGPDGTPYVTVLKSWISENVEADARLRLANVSERDGGEYLCRATNFIGVAEKAFWLRVHGPRAAEEERVEADEAGSVYAGVLSYGVGFFLFILVVAAVTLCRLRSPPKKGLGSPTVHTVSRFPLKRQQVSLESNSSMNSNTPLVRIARLSSGEGPTLANVSELELPADPKWELSRARLTLGKPLGEGCFGQVVMAEATGIDKDRAARPVTVAVKMLKDDASDKDLSDLVSEMEMMKMIGKHKNIINLLGACTQGGPLYVLVEYAAKGNLREYLRARRPPGMDYSFHTCRLPEEQLTFKDLVSCAYQVARGMEYLASQKCIHRDLAARNVLVTEDNVMKIADFGLARDVHNLDYYKKTTNGRLPVKWMAPEALFDRVYTHQSDVWSFGVLLWEIFTLGGSPYPGIPVEELFKLLKEGHRMDRPANCTHDLYMIMRECWHAVPAQRPTFKQLVEDLDRVLTVTSTDEYLDLSVPFEQYSPGGQDTPSSSSSGDDSVFTHDLLPPAPPSSVGPRT from the exons ATGGGCGCCCCGGCCTGCGCCCTCGCACTGTGCGTGGCCGTGGCGGTTGTGGCCGGCGTCGCCTCGGAGCCCCCGGGCACAGAGCAGCGCGTTGTGCCGAGAGCGGCAG AGGCCCCCGGGTCTGAGCCCAGCCAGCAGGAGCAGGTGGTCTTTGGCAGTGGCGACACTATGGAGCTGAGCTGCTACCCACCTGGAGGTGGTTTTGTGGGTCCCACTGTCTGGGTCAAGGATGGCTCGGGACTGGTGTCCTCGGGCCGCGTCCTGGTGGGGTCCCGGCGGCTGCAGGTGCTGAACGTTTCCCACGAAGATGCAGGGACCTACAGTTGCCGGCAGCGGCTCACGCAGCGCGTGCTGTGCCGCTTCAGTGTGCGCGTGACAG ATGCTCCGTCCTCGGGAGACGATGAAGACGGGGAGGACGTGGCTGAGGACACAG GGGCTCCCTACTGGACACGGCCAGAGCGGATGGACAAGAAGCTGCTGGCGGTGCCAGCTGCCAACACCGTCCGCTTCCGCTGCCCAGCTGCTGGCAACCCCACTCCCTCCATCTCCTGGCTGAAGAACGGCAAGGAATTCCGTGGGGAGCATCGCATCGGGGGCATCAAG CTGCGGCACCAGCAGTGGAGCCTGGTCATGGAGAGCGTGGTGCCCTCGGACCGCGGCAACTACACCTGTGTGGTGGAGAACAAGTTTGGCAGCATCCGGCAGACGTACACGCTGGACGTACTGG AGCGCTCCCCGCACCGGCCCATCCTGCAGGCAGGGCTGCCAGCCAACCAGACGGCGGTGCTGGGCAGCGACGTGGAGTTCCACTGCAAGGTGTACAGCGACGCGCAGCCCCACATCCAGTGGCTGAAGCACGTGGAGGTGAACGGCAGCCGGGTGGGCCCCGACGGCACGCCCTACGTCACCGTGCTCAAG TCCTGGATCAGTGAGAATGTGGAGGCGGACGCGCGCCTCCGCCTGGCCAATGTGTCGGAGCGCGACGGGGGCGAGTACCTCTGTCGAGCCACCAATTTCATAGGCGTGGCTGAGAAGGCCTTTTGGCTGCGTGTTCATGGGCCCCGAGCAG CCGAGGAGGAGCGGGTGGAGGCGGACGAGGCTGGCAGCGTGTATGCAGGCGTCCTCAGCTACGGGGTGGgcttcttcctcttcatcctgGTGGTGGCGGCTGTGACGCTGTGCCGCCTGCGCAGCCCCCCCAAGAAGGGCCTGGGCTCGCCCACCGTGCACACGGTCTCCCGCTTCCCGCTGAAGCGACAG CAGGTGTCCTTGGAGTCCAACTCGTCCATGAACTCCAACACGCCGCTGGTCCGCATCGCCCGGCTGTCCTCGGGAGAGGGTCCCACACTGGCCAACGTTTCTGAGCTCGAGTTACCCGCCGACCCCAAGTGGGAGCTGTCCCGGGCCCG GCTGACCCTGGGCAAGCCTCTTGGAGAGGGCTGCTTCGGCCAGGTGGTCATGGCGGAGGCCACTGGCATCGACAAGGACCGTGCCGCCAGGCCTGTCACAGTGGCTGTGAAGATGCTGAAAG ACGACGCCTCTGACAAGGACCTGTCGGACCTGGTGTCAGAGATGGAGATGATGAAGATGATTGGGAAGCACAAGAACATCATCAACCTGCTGGGGGCCTGCACACAGGGCG GGCCTCTGTACGTACTGGTGGAGTACGCAGCCAAGGGCAACCTGCGGGAGTACCTGCGGGCACGGAGGCCTCCGGGCATGGACTACTCCTTCCACACCTGCAGGCTGCCTGAGGAACAGCTCACCTTCAAGGACCTGGTGTCCTGTGCCTATCAGGTGGCACGGGGCATGGAGTACCTGGCCTCCCAGAAG TGCATCCACAGGGACCTTGCTGCCCGCAACGTGCTGGTGACCGAGGACAACGTGATGAAGATCGCAGACTTTGGCCTGGCCCGCGACGTGCACAACCTCGACTACTATAAGAAGACCACCAAT GGCCGGCTGCCCGTGAAGTGGATGGCTCCCGAGGCTCTGTTTGACCGAGTCTACACCCACCAGAGTGACGT CTGGTCCTTCGGGGTCCTGCTCTGGGAGATCTTCACGCTGGGGGGCTCGCCCTACCCTGGCATCCCCGTGGAAGAGCTCTTCAAGCTGCTGAAGGAGGGCCACCGCATGGACAGGCCAGCCAACTGCACGCATGACCT GTACATGATCATGCGTGAGTGCTGGCACGCTGTGCCTGCCCAGAGGCCCACCTTCAAGCAGCTCGTGGAGGACCTGGACCGCGTTCTCACCGTGACGTCCACAGAT GAGTACCTGGACCTGTCGGTGCCCTTTGAGCAGTACTCGCCTGGTGGCCAGGACACCCCCAGCTCCAGCTCCTCCGGGGATGACTCTGTGTTTACCCACGACCtgctgcccccagccccacctaGCAGCGTGGGCCCTCGGACGTGA